The following proteins are encoded in a genomic region of Cryptomeria japonica chromosome 11, Sugi_1.0, whole genome shotgun sequence:
- the LOC131063471 gene encoding transcription factor bHLH25, which translates to MENSWLSELDIQANALSTPTVSSQIESLKAILLEDGYNSSGLSGQQVQQWGEDHEHGRLTTTQRLHQIHGFGGENISAHNDPSFQASDALLQCSNAANDGDNVVNVKRRTKYIMAERNRRQKLNEKLIALSSLVPGIKKLNKESVLSETIKYVKHLQEKIDAFEQGQTGVPLQLQTESCCEQKDPEIKVQLIQNKFLIGIDCAARRGLLVKCLTQLENLELSVENASIFSFAEETLHLTLTGQVEMKSGCNLAITDIVETLKEVFREPH; encoded by the exons ATGGAGAATTCATGGCTATCAGAGCTG GACATTCAAGCAAATGCTCTCAGTACTCCAACAGTCTCATCACAAATCGAATCGCTGAAAGCCATTCTCTTAGAAGATGGGTATAATTCAAGTGGACTTTCTGGGCAACAAGTGCAGCAATGGGGGGAAGATCATGAGCATGGACGCTTAACAACTACTCAACGCCTTCATCAGATTCATGGTTTTGGAGGAGAAAATATCTCTGCTCATAATGATCCATCGTTTCAAGCTTCAGATGCATTGTTACAATGTTCAAATGCAGCCAATGATGGTGATAATGTAGTTAATGTGAAGAGGCGCACGAAATACATCATGGCCGAACGCAATCGACGTCAGAAGCTCAACGAGAAATTGATTGCTTTGTCATCTCTGGTTCCTGGCATAAAGAAG TTAAACAAGGAGAGTGTGCTAAGTGAGACAATAAAATACGTGAAGCATCTGCAAGAGAAAATAGATGCATTTGAGCAGGGGCAGACTGGCGTTCCTCTTCAACTTCAAACAGAGTCTTGTTGTGAGCAGAAAGATCCAGAGATCAAAGTACAACTTATCCAAAACAAATTCTTGATTGGCATAGACTGCGCTGCGAGGAGAGGTTTGCTGGTAAAATGTCTCACCCAGCTGGAAAATCTTGAGCTTTCAGTTGAGAACGCTAGCATATTTTCCTTTGCAGAAGAAACACTTCATCTCACTTTAACGGGACAG GTGGAGATGAAGAGTGGGTGCAACCTAGCCATTACTGACATAGTGGAAACTCTAAAAGAAGTTTTCAGAGAGCCACACTGA